The DNA sequence gtgttggtaggcgtaaacatctaaaacctgcacgACTCCGGACCTCgtggaccggaattggtgaaccctggtcTAGTGGGACAGTTGAACACTATCCGTTCTCAGACACTGCTTTGTTCATTTGAAgttcagaatttatttttactataagAAATAATGCATACAGAATCAAATTCgtacaaaatgttaagacaTTTTGGATTGCAATTTAGTAACATTTAacccctataaagcctgaaccatcaaatatatgagagaaaattcagattctttgtaaatagagtttTTATTGGTCccttttaacaaacaaaaaacgtttttttttaatcgacttccccatatgacttttgatttgtgtaatatttgatacatcccgtcacaatgctttaaatttacacatttatagctgtcaaaaatataataataaacaggcatttcaaacatattagtatttccaaaaatctgaataataACTCTACTTTCTCAATTGGAGCAATCTTGTGAGGGctctggaaaagccatcagccaGAGCTGttgatagagagagtttggctaACTTTCACCAGGGTAAcaagtcatgtgaccagcagttgaccaatcacagcagacAGCGTAGTACTCTCCGCTgtctgctggtcacatgacatatggacgccatgttgttaccctgctgaaaccagttggccaaactctcgcTATCAACGGCTCTGCCATCCGCttggtgatactgccctctaaaggattatctgtgcaatgcatgtgtcaggtCATAtatgtcagggttttaatgggaacaaatattatactcatgaaatagagggctcaaaaggTCTTGTATTTGATATGATACGTTCGGCGTTATTGGGTTAAAGGAGCCTTGTGGAGTTTATCCCTTTTTTACTCATGATTTCCAGCTTCTGGCCTAAATATACGTACaacctctgtgtcaagctcaAGCATGGTGCGCGTGAATAAACTCttaattttttcagttttcttgcaGTTGGAGATCTTGTCGTACGCTAACACTAAATGaccattggtggagcatgcatgatgtcgaaaaagctttaatattaacattttcaacTCCACAATGCAGTCATAAAAGTGTCAAAAGAAGGAAACCACTAATAATGGTAAAACATAATCTATTGAAGATTATTGCTCATTCTTGGGATATGTGTCACTTGACACTCAAGGCTGGTAAGCAACTCCTTACAGTGTACAATATGCTCTTTGTCCATTATTATTGGTGTACTGTGCAGCCAGGACAAATACATGTGCACCACCTTTCCGCATCACAATAACTTTTATTTCTAGACCCATAGAAGTCATTATACTTTTACTTATTTTGTTTGCCTTTGAAATCAATTCACCTGGAGTTCATTCACTTTCCTAGCCTTCTCTGCCACACCTTTACGCACTTCTTCCTGGATCCGCTGAAATTCCCTTATCTTGATTTTGTCTATCTCTTCAAAAAGGTTTTCTTGATGACTtatttacggaagaggattagggccagtgaagtggGGAGGAAACTGTTGGcaagattctcactttattctcagaattctgactttaaaattaaaattatgacTTCAATCACAGAATTTGGacgttaaagtgagaattctctctttattctcagaattctgactttaaagtgataattctgactttgtgacatacagtagagctatgaattttgGGGGGAAGTCAGAAAATCTGAATTctcagaataaagtcagaatcctgccaacctttttttcctcttaaactaaaataacatgGAGCCAGTTTGTAgggaggttgttgtttttctcggccaggaactgtcagatgctcatgGTAGGCATGCTGTCATGGTGAAGCAACCACGCGCTATCCTGCCACAACTCTTACCTATTCTCGCACACCAAATGAAGCAAACATTGTAGGATCTCTTTGTAGATGTGCTGGTTGATTGTCTGGCCCACACTTAAGGGAAAAACTTTGTTTGGtattgaaatatgttttttgacACTAGTCCAGTCGTGGATTTCTTTTCTGAAATCCCTTCTATAAGACTAAAATGTTTGTCTTTCCCGGGTCTCATTTGTACATGCTTGTAAAAAGactaacctttaaaaaaatttaaataaataaataaataataaactgcCCAATGTAAATGTTAGTGTATatcctctttgtgtgtgtgttgcttttaGAATCACGTTTCTATTTGAACATTAGCTGGACATgacttaaaaaagaagaagactacAGTCGTAGCAGCAGCCTTGTTCTGATTGGCCGTTCAAACTAAGGGGCAGGCAGCAGGAATGTTTCCTGTTTGTGTGAGAGCAGGTTTGTCCTGCGGTTAAGGGCGAAGCACTTCGACAGAAAGGTGTGATCTTTCTCATTATTCATATCCAAATTTCTAGGCTTCATCAATCTTTATAACTTCAAATTTAGTTTGGATTTTTCTTGGAAGAGCTACCTGTCAGGTGTTCTGAGCACTGGCGTTGGTTGACCTTTGTACTGGTGAGCACATAATGTTACGCTTCATTCAGCCCAGATTAAAGGCACTTAAAATGTTGTCGATTTAACACCAATTGATAGTATATGTCTGTGGAAATGACATTGATTTgacatttcattacattttgagTTCAAGATTGTGAACACTTGCACAATGTAATGGAATCCTAAACCTAAAGAGAAAGTCAAAATATTCACTATTCTTCGTGAAAATCTCAATATTCTGGCTTCATAAAGATAATTAatttcacttttgattgacactatGAGAGAGGAATTGatttaacgtttttttattGGGTCTGCAGTTTGCAGTGATTTCCCACAGGCAATCCCTAATCGTTTGTCCTGTCCGTAGCTAAAAAGTGAACAAATTAACAAAgctttgtatgtatgtatgactTTTACACCACCcacaataaacaaaacatactGTTGATGATGTGTATTTCTATTCATACTTTTTCCCCCTTTGAACCTGTGTAGAGTCTACAGTTGCTTTAATGTAAGCAGTAGCCACATGGCCACTTCGAAAAGTAAGAAACATTTGACCAGACATTCAGCACTAAGAACGCAACTGaactgtctttttgtttttttgctacttCAGGCCATTGCTCTCATCGAAGCATTCCTATCGAGGTGGATGAGAGCATGCCAGCCTCCAGTCTAGGCTTCGACTGGCCCGTGAATTGCCAACAGTGTAGTGGACCAGGGAACAGTCGAAGCTGGGAGCAAAATGGGGAAATGAACATCCATATTAACCGCGAGAGACTTCTTCAGCATTACTTCCAGAGTGAACTCAAAAAAACAAGTCCTCCTACCTCTGACCAGGGGGCCTGTGTTTGGCTTCCAAGCCAAGGAGAGAATCACCGTTGTGGTTTTATTGAACCTCAAAACGGGCTTGAGTGTTCATTGGATGAGGCAGATGGCTTAGAAACCCCTCTCCCACTTATGTCTGAAGTCAACGCCACCCGCTACATCCCAACGCACTACCCAGAAGCACATATTTATGGCCAGTGTAAGTGCTTGGAAGACAGAATGGTTATACTCCATGTATGTTTTCTATTTGAAAAGATCACTTTGATTTTTAGCATTAAATTTGTCTTTTTGACTGTATTCATTTATCACATTATGAAAATTCTGAGTGGCCcaccccaaacctcaaaataaGTGGGCTTCGTGTCGAGGTCAAGGCAAGCGCAGTGCTACTTAAACCACATCAcatcagctagctagcaatgagCTTCAGCTGGCTAGCTTGTGCTGCTAAACATGTTGCGAAGTCGCTCCTAAAAGTCAGTAATCATCACCTCAATGGCGGGGCGAATAAGCTACACTGCTGACAACAATCGTTCTCACGAAGGGATGACAGGAAAaacggagaagccatgctaattgctcaGCTAGCCTAAGATTGACATGGAATTGTGAAAGACCGGAAAGTGTTCGAGTGGACTTTTCACAATAGTCTGGCTGTAAACACATTAAAGCGGTGATAATACAACAAAATAGCAGGTAAATCAGGAAatttatcaattaattaattaattaattaattatgctaCGTTATGGCATATGCCAGCTCGCAAAAGTGGCCTACAATGTTAAAAGTGCAAAGTCTATTAATTCTactactaattttttttaagtttacacAATACAGTCCTGAGTTTTGAATTTGACTTCTGAGTCTGTCGAACCAATGTTCTCAAAACtacattacagtacattatattatttcaaatttaaaaaacaaaaactcaatttAACTTTGCTAAAGGTTCATTCAAAAAATGCTCCTCATAATTAGAAAGCCGCTCCTCAAATTGATTGGCAAAACTGCTCctcaaaaaaaaggttttgaacCTTGCACCATAGTGATTGTGTTCTACTATTCTGTGTCAATGCAGGCCTCAGTCCAAACCAGGGGAGTTGTTTTAGACACTGTATGTGTCCAAACCACAAAGTTCGACCCTTTGAACGAACACGGTATTGAGCATCACTCATTCCTGTAATATTTTACAGTCAGCTCTCACTTGTGAATTATTTCCTTCTGCAGAAACCATCCAGGAAACAAAATGCAATATCACAATGTTCCAAATGCCACTAATGCCCCTCAACCACAAGCTGGGGCGGCTCCCAGGGATGTAATGTGTGAGGTCAGTTTCGATTACCCCCTTCAAGAAGATCCGGGTCCAGGTACGAGGGAGACCAGAAAGACTGTCACTCTCCCTGACAAATATAGTAAGTGACActtaaatgtcttaaatctgGGTCAAACCCATCTCCCCTGTGTGGCTGGACAGAAGTGCGTTACTTTCtttgtgtactgtatttgtagGAATTGTTTTCATCACATATTCAGTGGACACAGCTGACGAAATGACTCCCTTCACCAATTTTCTAAGGAGTCAGGGCTTCAAACCAGCTGTAAGCTTCAACATGTCTCCACAATCATCTCTTCTCAAGTGCCATTCACACACCTTCACTgtcaatatatttttagattGACAGATTTGAAAATCCAACCATACGAATGGGCATCAtcagatggatggacagatatTTGAATGATGTAAGTTCAAGATTtgtacagtaagaaaaaaaattgaaacaaccTGATCATGGCAACTTTACAGCAATCCGTCCTCATCATTGTGGCAATCAGCCCCAAGTACAAGGAGGATGTAGAGGGGGATGGCGACGATGAGCACGGGCTACACACCAAATACATCCACAATCAGGTGAGCTCGACCACGAGTGAGGGCTCCGAGGCAACACGGGCACttgcacagtaaaaacacaatgCACTTGAACTAAACATGATTTTTTGAATTCACCTCATATGGAAGGAAGCGTGAAACTGCCAATTGAATTACATTTCTTCGATTAATGCCACGGcgtattttcccataatgccatggggtaATGCGCATGTGCAAGTCAATAGCCCATAGCATTATGGTTGAAATAAatttaatgttagcatttagcctacgttTTACCAATGGACAGTTTCGAGTTTACGTGATGTCACaattacgtcacaagtcaaaatggcggtcttacttGGTGTATACCTACAAGctctctgctcattgaaaaacTTTGGAACATTGTAATTTggtttgtgaggattattttgatttcaaaatgttatttgaaaTGTCGTTTGA is a window from the Vanacampus margaritifer isolate UIUO_Vmar chromosome 19, RoL_Vmar_1.0, whole genome shotgun sequence genome containing:
- the traf3ip2a gene encoding E3 ubiquitin ligase TRAF3IP2 isoform X2, coding for MPASSLGFDWPVNCQQCSGPGNSRSWEQNGEMNIHINRERLLQHYFQSELKKTSPPTSDQGACVWLPSQGENHRCGFIEPQNGLECSLDEADGLETPLPLMSEVNATRYIPTHYPEAHIYGQCLSPNQGSCFRHCMCPNHKVRPFERTRNHPGNKMQYHNVPNATNAPQPQAGAAPRDVMCEVSFDYPLQEDPGPGTRETRKTVTLPDKYRIVFITYSVDTADEMTPFTNFLRSQGFKPAIDRFENPTIRMGIIRWMDRYLNDQSVLIIVAISPKYKEDVEGDGDDEHGLHTKYIHNQIQNEFIQQGCLNFRLIPVLFCNATKKHVPRWLQNTRIYRWPQDMQDLLLRLLREERYIIPQPEASLTLTIRPL
- the traf3ip2a gene encoding E3 ubiquitin ligase TRAF3IP2 isoform X1, which codes for MATSKSHCSHRSIPIEVDESMPASSLGFDWPVNCQQCSGPGNSRSWEQNGEMNIHINRERLLQHYFQSELKKTSPPTSDQGACVWLPSQGENHRCGFIEPQNGLECSLDEADGLETPLPLMSEVNATRYIPTHYPEAHIYGQCLSPNQGSCFRHCMCPNHKVRPFERTRNHPGNKMQYHNVPNATNAPQPQAGAAPRDVMCEVSFDYPLQEDPGPGTRETRKTVTLPDKYRIVFITYSVDTADEMTPFTNFLRSQGFKPAIDRFENPTIRMGIIRWMDRYLNDQSVLIIVAISPKYKEDVEGDGDDEHGLHTKYIHNQIQNEFIQQGCLNFRLIPVLFCNATKKHVPRWLQNTRIYRWPQDMQDLLLRLLREERYIIPQPEASLTLTIRPL